Proteins from a single region of Candidatus Methylomirabilota bacterium:
- a CDS encoding Uma2 family endonuclease, whose amino-acid sequence MEPRSAVLTYRDYAALPDDGRRYELHDGALSVTPAPGTRHQRISRDLFEVLNAHVKARRLGEVLYAPLDVILSDTTVLQPDIVYFDHSRLAALSGRGAEGAPTLVVEIISPSTTTIDRVTKPRLYARHRVPFFWLVDPEARSLEAFALGPEGYSLVVRASGVTPVGPPPFPDLALIPASLWP is encoded by the coding sequence ATGGAGCCCCGCTCGGCGGTCCTGACCTACCGCGACTACGCCGCCCTTCCCGACGACGGGCGCCGCTATGAGCTACACGATGGAGCCCTGTCCGTGACGCCGGCGCCCGGCACTCGCCACCAGCGAATCAGCCGCGACTTGTTCGAGGTCCTCAACGCGCACGTCAAGGCCCGGAGGCTCGGCGAGGTCCTCTATGCGCCGCTCGACGTGATCCTGAGCGATACGACGGTCCTCCAGCCGGACATCGTCTACTTCGATCACTCGCGGCTGGCGGCGCTCAGCGGGCGCGGGGCGGAGGGCGCGCCAACGCTGGTGGTCGAGATCATCTCCCCATCGACGACCACGATCGACCGGGTCACGAAGCCGCGGCTCTACGCTCGCCACCGGGTTCCATTTTTCTGGTTGGTGGATCCGGAGGCGCGCAGCCTCGAAGCATTCGCGCTCGGGCCTGAGGGTTATTCGCTCGTCGTCCGGGCCAGCGGCGTCACGCCGGTCGGTCCGCCCCCGTTCCCAGACCTCGCCCTGATTCCCGCATCTCTCTGGCCGTAG
- a CDS encoding O-antigen ligase family protein → MRDVRALLLGAFVLGLAVSITLAETALALLALRWAWRLWTGRARRSWPLAVPLAAWIAASLLAAALSPQPLASLLAARSVLLIATFYVLLDALVDPADADRWLSWLLALMAGVAVIGVLQVALCPFLAPLGPVLGRVAAKCHRAHAFYSIYMTLAGVLSLVLLAVLPRVLPGGGSVGVRWHLVAWLAGGAGLALTYVRGAWVGLLAGVAVLLGLLQRGRLLLIAGVVLLALAVLLVPDLRRRVESIADPMDPTARERWAMWGSALAMARDHPLLGVGPGGVKREYPQYAALEFRAKRRGHVHNTPLQVLVERGILGLAAWTSVFLAFFWRAARVLRRLPGQAGRPRDLVTGSMAAIAGFLVGGLTEYNFGDSEVALVAYAMMALPFVVERAVGEGGGTVPLSRH, encoded by the coding sequence TTGAGAGATGTCCGAGCCCTCCTGCTGGGCGCCTTCGTCCTGGGGCTCGCCGTCTCCATCACGCTCGCCGAGACGGCCCTGGCGCTGCTGGCCCTGCGCTGGGCGTGGCGGCTCTGGACGGGGCGCGCCCGGCGCAGCTGGCCGCTGGCGGTCCCCTTGGCGGCGTGGATCGCGGCCTCCCTCCTCGCCGCCGCTCTGTCACCGCAGCCGCTGGCGAGCCTGCTGGCCGCCCGGAGCGTGCTCCTGATCGCGACGTTCTACGTCCTGCTCGACGCGCTGGTGGATCCCGCCGACGCCGATCGCTGGCTCAGCTGGCTGCTCGCGCTGATGGCGGGCGTGGCGGTCATCGGGGTTCTCCAGGTCGCGCTGTGCCCGTTCCTCGCTCCGCTCGGGCCTGTCCTCGGTCGGGTCGCGGCCAAGTGCCACCGGGCGCACGCCTTCTACAGCATCTACATGACGCTGGCCGGCGTGCTGAGCCTCGTGCTGCTGGCGGTGCTGCCCCGGGTGCTGCCCGGCGGCGGGAGCGTGGGCGTGCGCTGGCATCTCGTCGCCTGGCTCGCGGGCGGCGCCGGCCTGGCGCTCACCTACGTGCGCGGCGCGTGGGTGGGGCTCCTAGCGGGTGTGGCCGTGCTGCTCGGGCTCCTCCAGCGCGGCCGGCTCCTGCTGATCGCGGGGGTCGTCCTGCTCGCGCTGGCGGTGCTGCTTGTACCGGACCTGCGCCGGCGCGTCGAGAGCATCGCCGACCCGATGGACCCGACGGCCCGCGAGCGCTGGGCCATGTGGGGCAGCGCGCTGGCGATGGCGCGGGACCACCCGCTGCTCGGCGTCGGGCCCGGCGGGGTCAAGCGCGAGTACCCGCAGTACGCCGCCCTCGAGTTCCGCGCCAAGCGCCGGGGGCACGTGCACAACACGCCGCTGCAGGTCCTCGTGGAGCGCGGGATCCTCGGGCTGGCGGCCTGGACCTCGGTCTTCCTCGCCTTCTTCTGGCGCGCCGCGCGCGTCCTGCGCCGCCTGCCGGGCCAGGCGGGGCGACCGCGCGACCTGGTAACGGGCAGCATGGCGGCGATCGCCGGCTTCCTGGTCGGCGGCCTCACCGAGTACAACTTCGGCGATTCCGAGGTGGCGCTGGTGGCTTATGCGATGATGGCGCTCCCGTTCGTGGTGGAGCGCGCGGTCGGCGAGGGGGGCGGCACTGTTCCACTTTCGCGGCATTGA
- a CDS encoding undecaprenyl-phosphate glucose phosphotransferase — KASTLGVLVLIAIMTFAFRRYEYSRVVILYFWVLSILTMSFWRATFREGLRFARRRGLNLRRAIVVGGAGPATEILTALRRRPDAGVQVLGLVGDKDDGGTSVSWLGRVEELRAILDRQDVDIVFVALPHAEYGRLGAILDEIGDDPVTIHLVPDVYGLASLRGGIEEFEGVPLIHLRESPLYGWNLVLKRAMDLVVGGLAFLVAAPLMALIAPAVRWSSPGPALLRQERMGLDGRRFAMLKFRTMRPDAEAATGPVWARQDDPRRTWLGALLRRWSLDELPQLLNVLRGEMSLVGPRPERPVFVEEFRRQIPGYMLRHKVKAGMTGWAQVNGWRGNTSLQKRIEYDLYYIERWSLAFDLKILVKTLWRGVFGKNAY; from the coding sequence TCGATCCTGACCATGAGCTTCTGGCGCGCGACGTTTCGTGAGGGGCTGCGCTTCGCTCGCCGGCGCGGCCTGAATTTGCGGCGCGCGATCGTCGTGGGCGGGGCCGGTCCGGCCACGGAGATCCTCACCGCGCTCCGCCGCCGTCCTGACGCCGGCGTGCAGGTGCTCGGGCTCGTGGGCGACAAGGACGACGGAGGAACGTCGGTGTCGTGGCTGGGCCGGGTCGAGGAGCTGCGGGCGATCCTGGACCGGCAGGACGTGGACATCGTCTTCGTCGCGCTGCCCCACGCCGAGTACGGGCGGCTCGGCGCCATCCTCGACGAGATCGGCGACGATCCGGTGACGATCCACCTGGTGCCGGACGTCTACGGGCTCGCCTCGCTCCGCGGCGGCATCGAGGAGTTCGAGGGGGTACCGCTCATCCACCTGCGCGAGTCGCCGCTGTACGGCTGGAACCTGGTGCTCAAGCGCGCGATGGACCTCGTCGTCGGCGGTCTCGCGTTCCTCGTCGCGGCGCCCCTGATGGCGCTGATCGCGCCGGCGGTCCGGTGGAGCTCGCCCGGCCCGGCGCTGCTCAGGCAGGAGCGGATGGGGCTCGACGGGCGTCGCTTCGCGATGCTCAAGTTCCGCACCATGCGGCCGGACGCCGAAGCGGCGACGGGGCCGGTCTGGGCCCGGCAAGACGATCCGCGGCGCACGTGGCTCGGCGCGCTGCTGCGCCGGTGGAGCCTCGATGAGCTGCCCCAGCTCCTCAACGTGCTCCGCGGGGAGATGAGCCTGGTGGGCCCGCGGCCCGAGCGCCCGGTCTTCGTCGAGGAGTTCCGGCGGCAGATCCCCGGCTACATGCTCCGCCACAAGGTGAAGGCCGGCATGACCGGGTGGGCGCAGGTGAACGGCTGGCGGGGCAACACGTCGCTCCAGAAGCGCATCGAGTACGACCTCTATTACATCGAGCGCTGGTCCCTGGCCTTCGATCTCAAGATTCTCGTCAAGACGCTCTGGCGCGGCGTTTTCGGGAAGAACGCCTACTGA